A window of Bacillus sp. DX3.1 genomic DNA:
AGTCTATACTAAATTACAGCGGAACATCGTTAATACGGCTACTTCTTTGAGTAGCACAAGTGTTATAATAGCATATTGCTAGTTCTGTTGCAATAGCAAATATATGAAGCCGTTACTTATCTGTTTTGATTTCCTTAAGCCATTTTTCTTCTTGTTTCGATAGAGGACGTTCTTCCAATAAGTCCGGTCTACGTGTATACGTACGACGCAGCGACTCTTTATGACGCCATTCGTCGATATGCTTATGATTTCCAGACATGAGCACATCTGGCACCTTCATGCCGCGAAAATCAGCAGGACGTGTATAGTGCGGATGTTCTAACAAGCCTGTACTAAAAGAATCTTCCACTTGTGAATGCTGATTTCCCAGTACGCCTGGCAAAAGACGCACCACGCTATCCGTAACGACCATAGATGCTAACTCTCCACCCGTTAACACATAGTCCCCAATGGAGATTTCATCTGTTACAAGATGCTCACGAATCCGTTCATCGTATCCTTCATAGTGACCACACACAAAGATAACATGTTCTTCTTGTGCTAATTCTTCGGCTTTTTTCTGCGTAAAGCGCTCACCTTGCGGACACATTAATACAACCCGTGGTTTACGTTCCGTTTCCTTTGTTAAA
This region includes:
- the trmD gene encoding tRNA (guanosine(37)-N1)-methyltransferase TrmD; translation: MKIDILTLFPEMFTGVFGSSILKKAQEKEAVELRVVNFRDYTTSKHNSVDDYPYGGGAGMVLTPQPIFNAVEHLTKETERKPRVVLMCPQGERFTQKKAEELAQEEHVIFVCGHYEGYDERIREHLVTDEISIGDYVLTGGELASMVVTDSVVRLLPGVLGNQHSQVEDSFSTGLLEHPHYTRPADFRGMKVPDVLMSGNHKHIDEWRHKESLRRTYTRRPDLLEERPLSKQEEKWLKEIKTDK